One genomic window of Salmo salar chromosome ssa12, Ssal_v3.1, whole genome shotgun sequence includes the following:
- the LOC106565066 gene encoding uncharacterized protein C20orf85 produces MAACKPLGSGKECSFVDKDEIWKVHVKIELQSAKAWPNKWGFLNKSYKEMQEESNKLKDVVKLELPQHLKTRPPTPPEKYIQVGPSPPVPQTTQAQIGWRSAVPKLQLERYGKVQCGKKSFLKELGWAWDACS; encoded by the exons ATGGCAGCCTGCAAACCACTTGGATCTGGTAAAGAATGCAGCTTTGTGGATAAAGATGAAATCTG GAAAGTTCATGTCAAAATAGAGCTTCAGTCAGCCAAAGCCTGGCCCAATAAATGGGGATTCTTGAACAAGTCCTACAAGGAG ATGCAGGAAGAGAGCAACAAGCTGAAGGACGTTGTCAAATTGGAGCTTCCCCAACATCTTAAAACACGACCCCCTACCCCACCTGAGAAATACATCCAA GTAGGACCCTCTCCCCCAGTTCCCCAGACCACCCAGGCTCAGATTGGCTGGCGCTCGGCCGTACCCAAGTTGCAGTTGGAGCGCTACGGAAAGGTCCAGTGTGGGAAGAAGAGCTTCCTGAAGGAGCTGGGCTGGGCCTGGGACGCCTGCAGCTGA